From Chromohalobacter canadensis, one genomic window encodes:
- the ilvN gene encoding acetolactate synthase small subunit, giving the protein MRHIISILLENEPGALSRVVGLFSQRNFNIETLNVAPTEEPSLSRLTVTTEGDDRVIEQITKHLNKLIDVVKLVDLTEGNHIERELMLVKVKALGASRDEVKRTVDIFRAQIVDVTPSVYTVQITGDAGKLDAFIQAMAPIGILEVARTGVSGISRGDKILSL; this is encoded by the coding sequence ATGCGCCACATCATCTCGATTCTGCTGGAAAACGAACCCGGCGCCCTGTCCCGCGTGGTGGGATTGTTCTCCCAGCGTAACTTCAATATCGAAACGCTCAACGTGGCGCCGACCGAGGAGCCGAGCCTGTCGCGCCTGACCGTGACCACGGAAGGCGATGACCGTGTCATCGAGCAGATCACCAAGCATCTCAACAAGCTCATCGATGTGGTCAAGCTGGTCGACCTGACCGAGGGCAATCACATCGAGCGCGAGCTGATGCTGGTCAAGGTGAAGGCGCTGGGCGCGAGCCGCGACGAGGTCAAGCGCACGGTGGATATCTTCCGCGCGCAGATCGTCGACGTTACGCCGAGTGTCTATACGGTGCAGATCACCGGTGATGCCGGCAAGCTGGACGCCTTCATCCAGGCCATGGCGCCGATCGGTATTCTCGAGGTCGCGCGTACCGGGGTATCAGGCATCTCGCGAGGTGACAAGATACTCAGCCTCTGA
- the ilvY gene encoding HTH-type transcriptional activator IlvY → MDTRPYQQFLSLADTLHFGRSSELCHVSPSTLSRTIRQLETQLGVTLFERDNRSVRLTHEGRLFQRYARDALEQWDVFRHSLMAESRELSGEISIYCSVTASYSFLYELLSEFRQRHPRIELKLHTGDPASAVSRVLSGEEDMSITARPETLPAQLAFKPIATSPLLFIAPRTMPEWLAGLTATTDAASWGSIPMILSESGLARERTDAWFRQLGVKPRIYAQVAGNEAIVSMVGLGFGVGVVPQIVVDNSPLAERIQALEVEPALTPYEVGLCVTEKKLRNPLVKALWSQIR, encoded by the coding sequence ATGGATACGCGTCCCTACCAACAGTTCCTCAGCCTGGCCGACACCCTGCACTTTGGCCGCTCCAGCGAGCTGTGTCACGTCAGTCCCTCGACACTGAGCCGCACGATCCGCCAGCTCGAGACACAACTCGGCGTAACCTTGTTCGAGCGCGACAACCGCAGTGTCCGACTGACTCATGAAGGCCGCCTCTTCCAGCGTTATGCACGCGATGCCCTGGAGCAATGGGATGTATTTCGTCACTCGCTGATGGCGGAAAGCCGCGAACTGTCCGGCGAAATCAGCATCTACTGCTCGGTGACCGCCAGCTACAGCTTTCTCTACGAGCTGCTCAGCGAGTTTCGACAGCGCCACCCGCGCATCGAATTGAAGCTGCATACCGGCGACCCGGCCAGCGCGGTTTCACGCGTCCTCAGCGGCGAAGAAGACATGTCGATCACCGCGCGTCCCGAGACCCTGCCCGCACAGCTAGCATTCAAGCCAATCGCCACGTCGCCGCTGCTGTTCATCGCGCCGCGCACCATGCCGGAATGGCTGGCCGGCCTCACCGCTACGACGGACGCCGCCAGTTGGGGCAGCATTCCCATGATCCTCTCGGAGTCGGGCCTTGCCCGCGAGCGAACGGATGCCTGGTTCCGCCAGTTGGGGGTCAAGCCGCGCATCTATGCCCAGGTAGCGGGCAACGAAGCCATCGTCAGCATGGTTGGGCTGGGCTTCGGCGTCGGCGTAGTGCCGCAGATCGTGGTCGACAACAGCCCATTGGCCGAGCGCATTCAGGCCCTCGAAGTCGAGCCTGCGTTAACGCCTTACGAGGTCGGGCTCTGCGTCACCGAGAAGAAGCTGCGCAACCCGCTGGTCAAGGCCCTATGGTCGCAGATCCGCTAA